In Sandaracinaceae bacterium, the DNA window AGCTGGGAGTGGAAGACGCCACGCTCGGCCCCGTGCAGGTGCCGGGCGTGACGGGCGCCGTGCAGGTGGCGGCAGGCGACGCGTTCACCTGCGTTCGCACCCGCGAGCGGGAGGTCTACTGCCTGGGCGCGCTGCCGGAGCCGGAGGAAGAGAGCACGCCCAGCGGCGAGGCTCCCGCCGACGACGGAGAGGTGCTGGCCAACACCGCGGCGTTGCAAGGCGTCATCGACATCGCCGCCGGGAGCGGCCACCTGTGCGTGCTGCTGGAAGACGGCACGCTGCGCTGTCGCGGCGACAACCGCGCGGGCCAGCTGGGCGTCGCGCCCACTCGCGCCGAAGGCTGGACCGAGACGCGCCTCGAGGGCGTGGTGGACGTGGAAGCCGGCGGCGCGCTCACGTGTGGCCGGCTGCGCGAGGGTGGCGAGCTCCGCTGCTTCGGCGCGGGCTCACAGGGCCAGCTGGGGGACGGCATGCGCTCGGCGGCCAGCTTCATCCCGGTGCCCGTGAAAGAGGTGCGCGACGCCCACGCGCTGTCCATCGGCAGCACGCACGCGTGCGCCATCGTGGGCGCGGCCCACACGCTCACGTGCTGGGGCGAGAGCTCGGAGGACCGCCTCGGCTCGCCCACCGTCGAAGGTCAGGGGCCCACCGTGGTGCGTGGCCTAGAGGGCGCCATCCGCGTGGCCACGGGTGGCGCGCACAGCTGCGCCATCACACACGACGGCAGCCTGTGGTGTTGGGGGCGCTCCCGCGAGGGCCAGCTGGGCATCTCGGGCTACGACCCGGTGCGCACCGCTCGCCGCATCGGCGCGCTGCGCGAGCTGACCGCCACGCCCAGCGCTACGGGCACGCCCAGGTCGCCGCGCGGCAGCAACCCGCCGTCTCTCGCAGCCGCGCTGAGCACCCCGGCCACGCGCGCGATCGTCACCGGCGCCGACCACGTCTGTGTGCTCGGCGCCGACGGCGGGGTCTCTTGTTGGGGCAGCGGCGAGCTCGGCCAGCTGGGCCACGGCCGCTCGGACTCGTCGTTCGAGCGCAGCGTGCGTGTCGTCGGGCTCGAGGGCGTGGTGGCGCTGAGCGCGGGCGCCAACCACACCTGCGCGCTGCTCGCCGACGCGCGCGTGGCCTGCTGGGGCGAGCAAGAGGGCGGCTTCGGCGATGGCTCGGGCGACCCCTCTTCGCTGCCGGTGGAGGTGCACGCGTTCCGCGGCGCGCGCGCCGTGTCGGCGGGCGACCGCATGACCTGCGCGCTGCTCGGCGACGGCTCGGTGCGCTGCAGTGGTGCGGCGCTGTTCGAGTCCCACGAGCGCCTTGCGGCGCGCACCGCGGGGCGTGGCCTCGGCGTGCGCACCATCACCGGGCTGACCGAGCCCAGCGGTGTGGCCGTGGGGAGCGCGCTCGGCTGCGCCATCGTCGCCGACGGTCGCGTCTCGTGCTGGGGCCCCACGCCAGGGCGCGCCACCACCGAGGCCCGCCAGGTGCGCGGGCTGGCCGGCGCCGTGCAACTGGACATAGGGCACCGCACGGGCTGCGCGGCGTCGCGCGGCGGCCGCATCAGCTGTTGGGAGGTGCCGCTCGGAAGCGTGGCGCCCATCACCTCGGAGCTGGTCAACGGGCTCACGTTCGTGGACCGCGTGGTGGTGGGCGAGGGCGTGTTCTGCGCCAAGCCGCGCCGTGGCGGCTACCTGTGTTGGGGCGAGAACCGGCTCGGGCAGACGGGCACGGGCTTGGAAGCTGCCATGGTGCGCAGCCCCAGCCCGCTCGCGGACACCGCGGTGACCGACCAAGGGCGGCGCGCCTCGCTGGACTGCAGCGACGGCTTCTGTTGCGGCCTCCACCCGTCCGGCGCCATCAGCTGCGCGGGGGCGGGCCCGCTGGTGCACCTGGCCAGCCGGGACTCCGCGCGCCCACGCACGCCGCTCATGGTGCCCTTCCGTGCGGACCCCGCGCCGCCAGCCGAGGCCCCCGCCGACGCCCCGGCGGCTGCTCCTGCGGTTACCCCGGCCGCCCCACCCGCACCCGCGCCCTGAAGCGGACGTCGGGCACGCCGGACGGCGCGTGGTAAGCTCGCGGGGCATGACCACTCGCATCTACGACAGCGCGCTCCAGCTCATCGGTCGGACCCCACTCGTGCGCCTCAAGCGCCTGAGCGGGCACGTGGGCGCCGAGGTGTGCGCGAAGCTCGAGTCGCAGAACCCGGGAGGCTCGGTAAAGGACCGCCCCGCGCTCGCCATGGTGGAGCACGAAGAGCGCGCGGGCCGCTTGCTGCCTGGCGCCACGTTGGTCGAAGCCACCAGCGGCAACACGGGCATCAGCCTCGCCATGATCGCGGCCGTGCGCGGCTACCAGTGCATCATCGTCATGCCCGAGGACATGAGCCTCGCGCGCCGCAACATCCTCGCGTCGTACGGCGCCACGGTGGTGCTCACGTCAGCCGAGGACGGCATGGCCGGCGCGGTGGAGCGGGCCGAGCGCATCGCCGCCGAGACCAACAACTCGTTCATGCCGCGCCAGTTCGAGAACCCGGCCAACCCGGACGTGCACGCGCTCACCACGGCCGAAGAGATCTGGGAGGCCACCGAAGGCAAGATCGACGCGTTCGTGGCGGGCGTGGGCACGGGCGGCACGCTCACCGGCATCGCGCGTGTGCTGAAGGAGCGCCTGCCGACTGTGCGCATCGTGGCCGTGGAGCCGCGCGCCAGCGCCGTGCTCTCGGGCGGCCAGCCGGGCCTACACGGCATCCAGGGCCTGGGCGCGGGCTTCATCCCGGGCGTGCTGGACACCGAGCTGATCGACGACGTGGTGACCGTCACGGACCTGGCCGCCGAGCGCATGGCCGGCCGGCTGGCCCGCGAAGAGGGCTTCCTCACGGGCCCCTCCGCGGGCGCCAACGTGCACGCCGCCCTCGAGGTAGCGCGCCGCATGGAGAAGGGGCAGCGCGTGGTCACCATCTTGTGCGACGGCGGCGAGCGTTATCTGTGCTGAGAGGTCTCGACTGCAGTCCACGCTGAGAGCCCACACACAGGGCACCCACTGCTTCAGCCTGATCATTCAACACAAGTCTTGGCAGGCCCTGGTCAGCATGAATCGGTCCTGTTTCAAGGGGAATTGGCACCCCGGCTTGAAAGCCGGGGCAGCATCCCCCGCCCTGACAGGCGCGGAAGTCCAGCCCCTAACGGGCCCGGACTGGGCAGTTCCAAGCAGGAGAAAGGTTGAGCGCAAAGGCGCGGATGACGCAGAACCCGAGACCCATCCGACCTTGAACGACGCAGTCCGCGCCCGGCAGGGGGCGGACTTCCGCAATTGATCCAGGCCCAGGATGCTGCCCCGGGTTTCAACCCGGGGTGCCCATAGTGCCTTGCAGCAAGCCGATTCGGCCCTCTAGCAAGATGTGTTGAATCCTCAGGCTTCAGCTGTGGGTGCCCATTGAACCTTGCAGCAAGCAAGGCCAACGCGACGGTCTACCGGTCCTTCATCGCCACGTAGTCGCGGCGCGCGGCCCCCAGGTACACCTGGCGCGGGCGCGCGATCTTCTGCTCCGGGTCGTTGAGCATCTCTTCCCACTGCGCCAGCCAGCCCGGCGCGCGGCCGATGGCGAAGAGCACGGGGAAGAGGTCCATGGGCAGGCCCATGCTCTGGTAGATGAGCCCCGAGTAGAAGTCCACGTTGGGGTACAGCTTGCGCGACACGAAGTACTCGTCCTCGAGCGCGATCTTCTCGAGCGCCACCGCGATGTCCACGAGCGGGTTCTTGGCCACCTCGTCGAACACCGAGTAGGCCAGCTGCTTGATGACCTTCGCGCGGGGGTCGTAGTTCTTGTAGACGCGGTGGCCGAAGCCCATCAGGCGCACCTCGCCGGACTTCGCGCGCTTCACGTAGTCGGAGATGTTGTTGACCGAGCCGATCTCGCCGAGCATGCGCACCACCGCCTCGTTGGCGCCGCCGTGCAGCGGGCCGTAGAGCGCCGCGCAGCTGGCCGCGAGCGCCGAGTAGGGGTCCACGTGCGACGAGCCCACCGCGCGCATGGCGGTGGTGGAGCAGTTCTGCTCGTGGTCGGCGTGCAGGATGAACAGCACGTCGAGCGCCTTCTCGATGATGGGGTTGGGCTGGTACTTCACCTCGGTCATCTTGAAGAGCATGTTCAAGAAATTGCCCGAGTAGCTGAGGTCGTTGTCCGGGTACACGTAGGGCAGGCCGCGCCGGTGGCGATACGCATACGCGGCGAGCGTGGGCATCTTGGCGATGATGCGCAGGATCTGCAGGCGACGCACCGCCGGGTCGTCGAGGTCCTTGGCGTCCGGGTAGAACGTGGAGAGCGCCGCCACGGTGCTGGTCAGGATGCCCATCGGGTGCGCGTCGTAGCGGAACGCGTCGATGAACTCGCGGATGTTCTCGTGCACCATGGTGTGCATGGTGATCTGGTGGGTGAAGTCCTCGAGCCCCTTGCGGGAAGGGAGCTCACCATCCAGCAGGAGCGCCGACGTCTCCAGGAACGACGAGTCCTCGGCGAGCTGCTGGATGGGGTAGCCGCGGTACTCGAGGATGCCCTCGTCGCCGTCGATGAACGTGATGCGGCTCGTGGTGGAGGCCGTGTTCATGAACGCCGGGTCATAGGTCATGAGCCCGAAGTCGGAGTCCTTGACCTTGATCTTGCGCAGATCCATCGCGCGGATGGTGTCGTGCGTGACGGGGACCGTGTAGGTCCTGCCCGTGCGGTTGTCGGTGATGGTGAGCGTCTGGTTGTCGGGGGACGACGACGATTCCTGCGTCATGGACAGTCCTTGGGTGGGCAGCGGGGGGAGCCTTGTGGGGCTGAGAATACCTGGCAACGCGCGCTCAGGGCGAGAGTTCGTGCGGCATTCTGTCACGCGGGCTTCGGAAATAATGTGTCGGGGAGTAGGCGAACAAGTTGGAAACACGTGACGTGTAGAGGCACGCGAAGACCTCGAGCTGGTGACCGAAGCTGGACAGCTCGGTGCCCTCCTTGAAGAGCGACCCCCAGCCCGGGTGGAACTCCTGCGCGATGCGCTCCTCGAGGTCGTCCTGGTTCAGCTCCAGCTCGCGCAGGCGCGCGC includes these proteins:
- the cysK gene encoding cysteine synthase A, translated to MTTRIYDSALQLIGRTPLVRLKRLSGHVGAEVCAKLESQNPGGSVKDRPALAMVEHEERAGRLLPGATLVEATSGNTGISLAMIAAVRGYQCIIVMPEDMSLARRNILASYGATVVLTSAEDGMAGAVERAERIAAETNNSFMPRQFENPANPDVHALTTAEEIWEATEGKIDAFVAGVGTGGTLTGIARVLKERLPTVRIVAVEPRASAVLSGGQPGLHGIQGLGAGFIPGVLDTELIDDVVTVTDLAAERMAGRLAREEGFLTGPSAGANVHAALEVARRMEKGQRVVTILCDGGERYLC
- a CDS encoding citrate synthase, which codes for MTQESSSSPDNQTLTITDNRTGRTYTVPVTHDTIRAMDLRKIKVKDSDFGLMTYDPAFMNTASTTSRITFIDGDEGILEYRGYPIQQLAEDSSFLETSALLLDGELPSRKGLEDFTHQITMHTMVHENIREFIDAFRYDAHPMGILTSTVAALSTFYPDAKDLDDPAVRRLQILRIIAKMPTLAAYAYRHRRGLPYVYPDNDLSYSGNFLNMLFKMTEVKYQPNPIIEKALDVLFILHADHEQNCSTTAMRAVGSSHVDPYSALAASCAALYGPLHGGANEAVVRMLGEIGSVNNISDYVKRAKSGEVRLMGFGHRVYKNYDPRAKVIKQLAYSVFDEVAKNPLVDIAVALEKIALEDEYFVSRKLYPNVDFYSGLIYQSMGLPMDLFPVLFAIGRAPGWLAQWEEMLNDPEQKIARPRQVYLGAARRDYVAMKDR